In the Bacteroidota bacterium genome, one interval contains:
- the sufD gene encoding Fe-S cluster assembly protein SufD: MDDLVIKTDLKEKLIGLFEENRQEICRNDTPAISQARVKAIEIFGKLGFPTTKLEQWRNTDISKALSRDYEHCFQPSEIPAATVTSFQCEVPDFDTYLITLLNGWFLPNLKPLKKFPDGTLIGSLAQAMIEYPDIVEEYLTKERNYSRNGLDALNTAFSQDGIFIYVPDGVEVKDNIQMVDMINLEAQSFIQNRNLIILGKNSRLTLVHCDDSLNHQVSFTNTMTEVFLGENAVMDHYKLQNINDNSTFINSVYFHQDNGSRLSTNSIILNGGLIRNDIHVKIEGHNCESHIFGLYLVDKEQHIDNQIYVDHIKPGSISTQLFKGIIDDHSKAVFNGHIRVHRDAQKTSANQTNKNILLTDKATVNAKPFLEIYADDVKCSHGATVGQLDPNAMFYIRSRGLSEYNARMLLMYAFAAEVINKISISALRLTIDDLVKKRLRGELSVCDQCVLNCRNKENTISFNIDMSKI, translated from the coding sequence ATGGATGATTTAGTGATTAAAACGGACCTGAAGGAAAAGTTGATCGGTTTATTCGAGGAGAACCGCCAGGAGATATGCAGAAATGACACCCCTGCAATCTCACAGGCACGGGTGAAGGCTATTGAAATATTCGGAAAGCTGGGCTTTCCAACCACAAAGCTTGAACAATGGCGCAATACGGATATTTCCAAAGCTCTTTCACGGGATTATGAGCACTGCTTCCAGCCATCAGAAATACCTGCTGCTACCGTTACGTCATTCCAGTGTGAAGTACCTGACTTCGACACCTATCTTATTACGCTGTTAAACGGTTGGTTTTTACCGAATCTGAAGCCATTGAAGAAGTTTCCTGATGGAACCCTTATCGGCAGCCTGGCACAGGCCATGATCGAATACCCCGATATCGTTGAAGAATACCTGACAAAAGAGCGAAATTATTCCCGCAATGGACTGGATGCCTTAAACACAGCCTTTTCACAGGATGGTATTTTTATTTATGTACCGGATGGCGTCGAGGTAAAGGATAATATCCAGATGGTGGATATGATCAACCTTGAAGCGCAGTCTTTCATCCAGAACCGTAATCTGATCATTTTAGGAAAGAACAGCAGGCTCACTCTCGTTCATTGCGATGACTCGCTAAACCACCAGGTGAGTTTCACCAATACCATGACCGAAGTCTTTCTTGGAGAAAATGCGGTCATGGATCATTATAAACTTCAAAATATAAACGATAATTCCACCTTCATCAATTCCGTGTATTTCCATCAGGATAATGGCAGTCGCCTCTCAACCAACTCGATCATCCTGAACGGCGGACTGATACGTAATGATATCCATGTGAAGATCGAAGGGCACAACTGTGAATCACATATTTTTGGATTATATCTTGTCGATAAGGAACAGCACATCGATAATCAGATTTACGTTGATCATATAAAACCCGGCAGCATCAGCACACAGTTGTTCAAAGGGATTATTGACGATCACTCAAAAGCTGTTTTCAATGGCCATATCCGCGTCCACAGGGATGCTCAGAAAACCAGCGCAAATCAAACCAATAAGAACATTCTACTCACGGATAAGGCCACGGTGAATGCCAAGCCTTTCCTTGAGATCTATGCGGATGACGTGAAATGCAGTCATGGCGCTACCGTGGGTCAGCTTGATCCTAATGCAATGTTTTATATCCGTTCAAGAGGACTGTCGGAATACAATGCCAGGATGCTGCTGATGTATGCATTTGCAGCCGAAGTCATCAATAAGATTTCCATCAGCGCCCTGCGGCTCACCATCGATGACCTGGTCAAAAAACGGCTTCGCGGTGAACTCTCGGTCTGTGACCAGTGTGTCCTGAATTGCAGGAATAAGGAGAATACCATTTCCTTTAATATTGACATGAGCAAGATTTGA
- the sufC gene encoding Fe-S cluster assembly ATPase SufC, translated as MLIIKDLKVAIAGKEIISGLSLEVKAGEIHAVMGPNGTGKSTLAWAIAGNEMYTVTGGTMTYKGKNLLDLSPEERACEGIFLGFQYPVEIPGVSMNNFLRTAINEQRKYRGLDPMPAGEFLARLEETRKLVEIDAKLALRSVNEGFSGGEKKKNEIFQMAMLEPTLSILDETDSGLDIDALKIVANGVNKLRSKDNAIVVITHYQRLLEYIVPDFVHVLYKGRIVKSGGKELALELEQKGYEWLKN; from the coding sequence ATGCTGATTATAAAAGATTTAAAAGTTGCTATTGCGGGTAAGGAGATCATCAGCGGGTTAAGCCTTGAGGTGAAAGCCGGCGAAATTCATGCTGTGATGGGACCGAATGGAACAGGCAAAAGTACACTGGCATGGGCTATTGCCGGAAATGAAATGTATACCGTAACTGGTGGCACGATGACTTATAAGGGTAAGAATCTTCTCGACCTGTCGCCGGAAGAAAGAGCTTGTGAAGGAATATTCCTTGGATTCCAGTATCCTGTCGAAATACCGGGTGTGAGCATGAACAATTTCCTGCGTACAGCCATTAATGAGCAACGTAAATACCGCGGGCTGGATCCAATGCCGGCAGGGGAGTTCCTTGCCAGGCTGGAAGAAACCAGGAAGCTTGTCGAAATCGATGCGAAACTTGCCCTCCGCTCCGTCAACGAAGGTTTCTCGGGAGGAGAGAAAAAAAAGAATGAGATTTTTCAGATGGCTATGCTGGAACCGACATTGTCGATACTCGATGAAACAGATTCCGGCCTCGATATAGATGCTCTTAAAATAGTGGCCAATGGCGTGAATAAGCTGCGGTCAAAAGATAATGCCATTGTGGTCATCACTCATTACCAGCGCCTGCTCGAATATATCGTTCCCGACTTTGTTCATGTCCTGTACAAAGGCAGAATCGTGAAATCAGGCGGTAAGGAGCTTGCACTTGAGCTGGAGCAAAAAGGCTATGAATGGTTAAAAAACTGA
- a CDS encoding cysteine desulfurase, protein MSYNVAEIRKDFPSLDQKIYGRQLVYLDNAATTQKPLDVIRSISDYYSTINSNIHRGVHYLSQEATNAYEGTRKVVQHFINARHDHEIIFTKGTTEAINLVACSFGRKFISKGDEIIISALEHHSNIVPWQILCEEKGARLRVIPINDDNEIMVSKFPEMLNDRTRIVAITHISNALGTVVPLKEIIKIAHTHNIPVLVDGAQAVAHMRVDVQDLDCDFYCFSGHKMYGPMGIGILYGRERLLEDMPPYQGGGEMIRTVTFEKTTYNDLPYKFEAGTPNVADVIGFKTAIDYLDKIGFENITPYEAGVYKYATTALESIEGLRIIGTGKNKSGVISFLIGNIHYFDAGTVLDKLGIAVRTGNHCAQPLMELCRLTGTVRASFAMYNTKEEVDILTDGIIKVKELFG, encoded by the coding sequence TTGAGCTATAATGTTGCAGAAATAAGAAAGGATTTTCCATCATTAGACCAGAAAATATATGGACGGCAACTGGTATACCTCGACAATGCAGCCACAACACAGAAGCCATTGGATGTTATCAGGTCTATATCGGATTATTACTCAACGATCAACAGCAACATCCACAGGGGCGTGCATTACCTCAGCCAGGAGGCTACCAATGCTTACGAAGGTACCAGGAAAGTCGTGCAGCATTTCATCAATGCACGGCATGACCACGAGATTATCTTTACAAAGGGCACTACCGAAGCCATAAACCTTGTCGCATGCAGCTTCGGCAGAAAGTTTATTTCGAAAGGTGATGAAATCATCATTTCGGCACTCGAGCACCATTCCAATATTGTCCCATGGCAAATCCTCTGCGAGGAAAAAGGTGCCCGTTTGCGTGTTATCCCGATCAATGACGATAATGAAATCATGGTCAGCAAATTTCCGGAGATGCTGAATGACCGCACACGGATAGTGGCCATAACCCATATATCAAATGCGTTAGGCACTGTTGTACCACTAAAGGAAATTATAAAAATCGCCCATACTCACAATATTCCTGTGCTTGTCGATGGCGCCCAGGCCGTTGCACATATGAGGGTGGATGTTCAGGATCTGGATTGTGATTTTTACTGTTTTTCTGGACATAAGATGTACGGACCAATGGGCATTGGCATCCTCTATGGCAGGGAGAGATTACTGGAAGACATGCCTCCTTATCAGGGTGGTGGCGAAATGATCCGTACGGTGACATTTGAGAAGACTACCTATAACGATCTGCCCTATAAATTTGAAGCTGGTACGCCCAATGTTGCTGATGTGATCGGATTCAAAACAGCCATTGATTACCTGGATAAAATTGGCTTTGAAAACATCACTCCGTACGAAGCCGGCGTATACAAATACGCCACCACTGCATTGGAATCCATTGAGGGGCTCAGGATAATTGGCACCGGAAAGAATAAATCCGGCGTCATATCATTTCTCATCGGGAATATTCATTACTTTGATGCCGGAACTGTATTGGATAAACTGGGTATCGCCGTGCGCACAGGAAACCATTGTGCACAGCCATTGATGGAACTATGCAGGTTAACAGGTACTGTCAGGGCATCCTTCGCCATGTATAACACAAAGGAAGAAGTCGATATATTAACCGACGGAATAATAAAAGTCAAAGAATTATTTGGTTAA
- the sufB gene encoding Fe-S cluster assembly protein SufB, whose translation MEKDQHNILDQVTQGEYKYGFVTDIEMEKAPRGLNEDIIRFISAKKNEPQFLLDFRLKAYRRWLEMKEPTWAHITHPPIDFQNIIYYAAPVKKPALKSLDEVDPELISTFDKLGISLEEQKLLSGVAVDAVFDSVSVKTTFSETLEKLGIIFCSFSEAVRKYPDLVKTYMGSVVPPDDNYFAALNSAVFSDGSFCYIPKGVRCPVELSTYFRINSANTGQFERTLLIADEGSYVSYMEGCTAPIRDENQLHAAVVEIVAMKDAAVKYSTVQNWYPGDKDGKGGIYNFVTKRGMCKGNHSKISWTQVETGSAITWKYPSVVLLGDNSVGEFYSVAVTNNHQQADTGTKMIHIGKNTRSTILSKGISAGFGNNSYRGLVKIIKRASNCRNYSQCDSLLLGDKCGAHTFPYINVENQSSIVEHEATTSKISDDQLFYCKQRGISVENAVGLIVNGYAREVLKQLPMEFAVEAQKLLSISLEGSVG comes from the coding sequence ATGGAGAAAGATCAGCATAACATCCTGGATCAGGTAACCCAGGGAGAATACAAGTACGGGTTTGTGACGGATATAGAGATGGAGAAGGCCCCCAGGGGATTGAATGAAGATATCATCAGGTTTATTTCAGCAAAGAAGAACGAACCGCAATTCTTACTTGATTTTCGCCTGAAAGCTTACCGGCGATGGCTCGAAATGAAAGAACCCACATGGGCCCACATCACACATCCCCCAATTGATTTCCAGAATATCATATATTATGCTGCACCGGTAAAAAAGCCTGCACTGAAAAGCCTTGATGAAGTCGATCCTGAACTGATAAGCACTTTCGACAAACTCGGAATATCACTCGAAGAACAGAAACTATTGTCAGGCGTGGCGGTTGATGCTGTTTTCGACAGTGTATCGGTCAAGACCACCTTTTCGGAAACTCTTGAAAAACTGGGGATCATTTTCTGCTCTTTCAGCGAGGCGGTCAGAAAATATCCTGATCTGGTCAAAACCTATATGGGTTCGGTCGTCCCTCCTGACGATAATTATTTTGCCGCTTTGAATTCGGCTGTTTTCAGCGACGGGTCATTTTGTTATATACCTAAAGGCGTACGCTGTCCCGTGGAATTGTCGACGTATTTCAGGATTAATTCCGCAAATACAGGACAATTTGAGAGGACTTTGCTCATCGCTGATGAAGGCAGCTATGTGAGCTATATGGAAGGTTGCACGGCTCCTATCCGCGATGAAAACCAGTTACATGCCGCTGTCGTGGAAATCGTGGCGATGAAAGATGCCGCAGTTAAATACTCGACGGTTCAAAACTGGTATCCGGGAGATAAAGACGGTAAAGGCGGCATTTATAATTTCGTCACCAAAAGGGGGATGTGCAAGGGAAACCACTCGAAGATATCCTGGACACAGGTGGAAACAGGCTCTGCCATCACATGGAAATACCCCAGTGTTGTTCTGCTGGGTGATAACTCCGTTGGAGAGTTCTATTCCGTGGCGGTCACCAATAACCATCAGCAGGCCGATACCGGTACAAAGATGATCCATATCGGGAAAAATACGCGGAGCACTATCCTGTCAAAGGGTATTTCAGCCGGATTTGGTAATAACAGTTACCGTGGGCTGGTTAAGATCATTAAAAGGGCTTCCAACTGCAGGAATTATTCCCAGTGCGATTCCCTGCTTCTGGGCGATAAATGCGGGGCGCATACATTTCCATACATCAACGTCGAAAACCAATCCTCTATCGTTGAACATGAAGCAACCACTTCAAAGATATCCGACGACCAGCTTTTTTACTGCAAGCAAAGAGGAATAAGCGTTGAAAATGCTGTCGGGTTGATAGTGAATGGTTATGCCAGGGAAGTGCTGAAGCAGTTGCCGATGGAGTTCGCCGTTGAAGCCCAGAAACTGCTGTCGATCAGCCTGGAAGGAAGCGTGGGGTAG
- the uvrC gene encoding excinuclease ABC subunit UvrC codes for MKDDKVDLIIRTLPERPGIYQYFDKEGKIIYIGKAKNLKKRVASYFNKDTSLSGKVQVLVNKIDDIKFMVVDSELDALLLENNLIKKYQPRYNVMLKDDKTFPWICVKNEPFPRVFPTRNVIRDGSSYFGPYASVRMMNTLLDLIRQLYPLRNCHLNLSEENIRKKKFRVCLEYHIGNCKGPCEGLQTREDYDSNLSYIRDIVKGNIHLVTERLHELMHGYAGRMEFEKAHIVKEKIELLERYQSKSAVVNPAIDNVDVFSILTDEKYGYINFLKVVNGAIVQAHTVEITKKLDESPEELLTFGVMDFRQRFSSDAREVILPFTLDLEIPKVTLTVPQRGDKKKLLELSERNVKYYQAEKQKQRDLVDPERHTKRILNLMMKDLRLKELPVHMECFDNSNIQGNYPVSAMVVFKNAKPEKKEYRHFNVKTVEGPDDFATMVEIITRRYRRLIDENKTLPQLIVIDGGKGQVSAAVNSLKTLGIYGQITVIGIAKKLEEIYYPDDTLPLYLDKKSETLKVIQYMRDEAHRFGITHHRKRRVKGSIKSVLTEIEGIGFATAQSLLWKFKSVKNIRKASVEELQEVIGQTKARVIYGFFHS; via the coding sequence ATGAAAGACGATAAGGTTGATTTGATCATTAGAACTTTACCGGAGAGGCCGGGGATATACCAGTATTTTGATAAGGAGGGGAAGATCATATATATCGGCAAAGCCAAGAATCTGAAAAAGAGGGTGGCTTCATATTTTAATAAAGATACCTCACTCAGCGGCAAAGTGCAGGTGCTGGTGAATAAAATTGATGATATCAAATTCATGGTGGTGGATAGCGAGCTGGATGCCCTTTTGCTCGAGAATAACCTGATCAAGAAGTACCAGCCCCGCTATAATGTGATGCTGAAGGATGATAAAACCTTTCCATGGATATGCGTGAAAAATGAGCCTTTCCCGCGTGTTTTTCCCACCAGGAATGTCATACGCGATGGCTCCTCCTATTTCGGCCCCTATGCCTCGGTGCGGATGATGAATACGTTACTGGACCTTATCCGCCAGCTTTATCCCCTGCGAAATTGTCATCTTAACCTTTCTGAGGAGAATATCCGGAAAAAAAAGTTCAGGGTATGCCTTGAATACCATATCGGCAACTGCAAAGGACCATGCGAAGGATTGCAGACCCGCGAGGATTATGACAGCAACCTCTCATACATCAGGGATATCGTCAAAGGGAATATCCATTTGGTCACGGAGAGGCTTCATGAATTGATGCATGGGTATGCAGGGCGGATGGAATTTGAAAAAGCCCATATCGTCAAGGAGAAAATCGAGCTTCTTGAAAGATACCAAAGCAAATCGGCAGTGGTGAATCCAGCTATCGACAATGTGGATGTTTTTTCCATACTTACGGATGAAAAATATGGTTATATAAATTTCCTCAAGGTCGTCAATGGCGCCATAGTGCAGGCTCATACGGTGGAGATCACCAAGAAGCTGGATGAGTCGCCCGAAGAGCTGCTCACATTTGGAGTGATGGACTTCAGGCAGCGTTTCAGCAGCGATGCACGGGAGGTCATCCTACCCTTTACGCTGGATCTTGAAATTCCAAAGGTCACTCTGACTGTGCCGCAGCGGGGCGATAAAAAAAAGCTCCTTGAACTTTCGGAACGTAATGTCAAGTATTACCAGGCCGAAAAACAAAAACAGAGGGATCTCGTCGATCCGGAGCGCCATACAAAGCGCATACTGAACCTGATGATGAAGGATCTGCGGCTGAAGGAACTACCTGTTCACATGGAATGTTTCGACAACTCAAATATCCAGGGTAATTACCCGGTATCGGCGATGGTGGTATTCAAAAACGCCAAACCCGAAAAGAAGGAATACCGGCATTTTAATGTGAAGACAGTAGAGGGACCAGATGATTTTGCCACGATGGTGGAGATCATCACGCGCCGGTACAGGCGGCTGATCGACGAAAATAAAACCCTGCCGCAGCTCATTGTCATTGACGGCGGTAAAGGCCAGGTGAGCGCTGCAGTCAATAGCCTGAAAACACTGGGCATCTACGGTCAGATTACCGTCATTGGCATAGCCAAGAAGCTTGAGGAAATTTATTACCCTGACGACACACTACCATTATATCTTGATAAAAAATCGGAAACCCTTAAGGTCATCCAGTATATGCGTGATGAAGCGCACCGGTTTGGCATCACCCATCACCGGAAACGGAGGGTGAAAGGCAGCATCAAATCGGTTCTGACAGAGATAGAAGGGATAGGGTTTGCGACCGCCCAGTCGTTATTATGGAAATTCAAATCCGTAAAAAATATCAGGAAGGCGTCTGTTGAGGAGTTACAGGAGGTTATTGGCCAGACGAAAGCACGGGTCATATATGGATTTTTTCATTCATGA
- a CDS encoding energy transducer TonB codes for MDTKKSQKADLESKRTIYTQIGLIIALGLVLLGFEYKSYERVTFEMSVRQNVEQIEEVVMQTQQETKIDAPKPLPQTTILNIVDDNVNITDDIVIDAEANQNTQIEEYVAPVSNVKEEEEIVEAEIFTVVEESPSYPGGEAARIQYLQDNIKYPQMARESGIQGTVYVTFVVEPDGSVSHVLVLRGIGGGCDEEAIRVVNSMPRWNPGKQRGKPVRVQFNMPIKFTLQG; via the coding sequence ATGGATACGAAAAAATCACAAAAGGCAGACCTTGAAAGCAAGAGGACCATTTACACCCAAATCGGGTTGATTATTGCTTTAGGACTGGTATTGCTCGGCTTTGAATATAAGAGCTATGAAAGGGTGACCTTCGAGATGAGCGTACGGCAGAATGTCGAACAGATCGAAGAAGTGGTTATGCAGACACAGCAGGAGACAAAAATCGATGCTCCCAAACCCTTACCTCAAACCACTATACTGAATATTGTCGACGATAATGTCAATATCACAGATGACATTGTCATTGATGCCGAAGCGAACCAGAATACCCAGATTGAGGAATATGTTGCCCCGGTATCCAATGTGAAGGAGGAAGAAGAAATTGTGGAGGCAGAGATTTTCACCGTTGTTGAGGAATCACCTTCATATCCTGGCGGGGAAGCAGCCCGGATCCAATATCTGCAGGATAACATCAAATACCCGCAGATGGCCAGGGAAAGCGGCATCCAGGGTACCGTTTATGTCACTTTCGTTGTTGAACCCGACGGTTCGGTGAGCCATGTGCTAGTCCTCAGAGGCATTGGCGGCGGCTGCGATGAGGAAGCTATCCGGGTTGTCAACTCCATGCCCAGGTGGAATCCCGGCAAACAACGGGGAAAACCTGTCAGGGTGCAGTTCAACATGCCTATCAAATTCACACTGCAGGGATAA
- the thiL gene encoding thiamine-phosphate kinase: MFEDRKKRTELSDLGEFGIIDHVTRHILLRNKSTVKGVGDDAAVLDYKGKMILVSTDLLIEGIHFDLTYYPLKHLGYKAAVVNFSDIAAMNALPGQITVSISVSNRFSLEAIDEIYSGILLACEKYGVDLIGGDTTTSLQGLLMSLTVLGEADKDDIVYRSGAQVNDLLCVTGDLGAAYTGLLVLEREKQVFKANPDMQPDLEGHDYILERQLKPEARTDIIRLLKDIKIKPTAMIDISDGLASDVLHICHESKVGCSIYEEKIPLDPTTVNMAKEFNIDPTTCAMNGGEDYELLFTISQKDYDKIQQCPDIQIIGHMTDQNSGVHLISRSGTLVPITAQGWDSILKRTDDFRYRNMDDMKNEV, encoded by the coding sequence ATGTTTGAAGACCGGAAAAAACGAACCGAATTATCCGATTTAGGAGAATTTGGTATCATCGATCATGTGACACGTCACATACTATTGCGGAATAAAAGTACCGTGAAAGGTGTTGGCGACGATGCGGCTGTGCTGGATTATAAAGGCAAAATGATCCTTGTTTCGACCGATCTGCTCATTGAGGGGATACACTTCGACCTGACCTATTATCCTCTCAAGCATTTGGGCTATAAGGCTGCTGTTGTCAACTTTTCGGATATTGCGGCAATGAATGCCCTGCCGGGCCAGATAACGGTAAGCATTTCCGTATCGAACCGCTTTAGCCTCGAAGCCATCGACGAGATCTACTCAGGGATATTGCTGGCTTGTGAAAAATATGGCGTTGACCTCATCGGTGGTGATACCACCACAAGCCTGCAGGGATTATTGATGTCGCTAACCGTGCTGGGCGAGGCCGACAAAGACGATATCGTATACCGGAGCGGAGCACAGGTAAATGACCTTCTTTGCGTCACCGGCGACCTTGGTGCGGCATATACGGGATTACTTGTCCTCGAAAGGGAGAAACAGGTGTTTAAAGCCAACCCCGACATGCAACCCGACCTGGAAGGTCATGACTATATCCTTGAACGCCAGCTTAAACCCGAAGCAAGGACGGATATTATCAGACTCCTAAAGGATATTAAAATCAAACCCACAGCCATGATCGACATCTCTGACGGACTGGCTTCGGATGTCCTTCATATCTGCCACGAATCAAAGGTGGGATGCAGCATCTATGAAGAAAAAATACCTCTTGATCCGACTACAGTCAATATGGCCAAAGAGTTCAATATCGATCCGACCACATGCGCTATGAACGGTGGTGAAGATTATGAGCTTCTCTTCACCATCAGCCAGAAAGATTATGACAAAATCCAACAATGCCCCGATATTCAGATCATCGGCCACATGACAGATCAGAACAGCGGCGTTCATCTCATCTCCAGGTCAGGCACACTTGTACCCATAACTGCACAGGGATGGGATTCCATATTGAAGAGAACTGATGATTTCAGGTATAGGAATATGGATGATATGAAGAATGAAGTATGA
- a CDS encoding SUF system Fe-S cluster assembly protein, giving the protein MGNPQEKIKLENEIISQLKTVFDPEIPVNIYDLGLVYKIDIGDDQVVSITMTLTAPNCPVADSLPAEVSDKIKNIHGVKDVNVQIVFYPPWSKDMMSETALLELGFL; this is encoded by the coding sequence ATGGGAAACCCACAGGAAAAGATAAAACTTGAGAATGAGATCATAAGCCAGCTTAAGACTGTGTTTGATCCGGAGATACCTGTTAATATCTATGATTTGGGACTAGTTTATAAAATCGATATCGGTGACGATCAGGTTGTCAGCATAACCATGACACTCACCGCACCGAATTGTCCTGTTGCCGATTCGCTTCCGGCAGAGGTCAGTGATAAAATTAAAAACATTCATGGCGTGAAAGATGTCAATGTACAGATTGTATTTTATCCGCCATGGTCGAAAGATATGATGTCGGAAACAGCCTTGCTGGAACTTGGGTTTTTATGA
- a CDS encoding SufE family protein gives MTTLDLENQIVVEFQQFDDWMDKYNYLIEMGKALMPIEEMYKTDNYLITGCQSRVWLYAVYEGGKIYFRADSDAVITKGIISMLIRVLSGHTPDDIINAPLAFVDQIGLKEHLSPTRSNGLTSMIKQMKLYALAFKTKEQTGSH, from the coding sequence ATGACAACATTAGATTTAGAGAATCAGATCGTCGTAGAGTTTCAGCAGTTTGATGACTGGATGGATAAATACAATTACCTCATCGAGATGGGAAAAGCCCTCATGCCTATTGAAGAGATGTATAAAACTGACAACTACCTGATTACCGGATGCCAGTCGAGGGTTTGGTTATATGCTGTGTATGAAGGTGGAAAGATCTATTTCAGGGCCGACAGCGATGCGGTCATCACAAAAGGTATTATCAGCATGCTGATCAGGGTGTTATCAGGCCACACTCCGGATGATATCATCAATGCGCCACTGGCATTTGTCGACCAGATCGGCCTGAAAGAACATCTGTCGCCCACGCGCTCAAACGGCCTTACATCAATGATCAAACAAATGAAACTTTACGCCCTCGCTTTTAAAACCAAAGAACAGACCGGATCACACTGA